One window of the Trifolium pratense cultivar HEN17-A07 linkage group LG2, ARS_RC_1.1, whole genome shotgun sequence genome contains the following:
- the LOC123910618 gene encoding probable protein phosphatase 2C 62, protein MSDLLFSRSFNCLWFPCFNLPPKPSSKILPFSPSIPFPRRFIFTSTRHTHVLPNSTPAPQQPQEDNDVDVISSTQRSDGSFVFTFGNANEIKEMIAELNKQKLVTDSEGVVEEGSVGVLLNDDGVEKFSNEDDNSNLGEEIESSSTVVVSVADQNSQLLASENESSVVLDSYPESETPVINDLQIIDKHLKLDSVEDGDDGQHGICSEDVAAEPNVVSSVSKEEDSRVDSHKEVVVSTVSPESDVFSDHSSGTTGEVEEKEKVDNGRGVDRAATSTAGGVDDTDLTELVQVSTSLESDHSVNRITNNLIGNVDADISELEAVSTSLESDHDDYGAGDNTGSVDADMTELVPVSTSSESEQVDYSAIDNLTGNFDTDITESVPVSTSLQSEQDDYTVSDNLTASIEAARSELVPVPFSLESKQVNDSETDVPAGSVDTDNSELVPVSASLESERVDYSAADNLAGGVEADDSELVPMLTSLESEQVTDNLTGSIDATIGELVPVSRSVESEQVDYSAADDLAGGVDADDSELVPMSTSLESEQVTDNLTGSVDAAISELLPVSPSLESEQVNYSAADDLAGSVDADDSELVPVSPSVESELVDFSAADDLAGGVDADDSELVPVSLSVESEQVDYSAADDLAGSVDADDSELVPMVTSLESEQVDYSATDTLTGSVDSTINELVPVSPSLESEQVDYNATDNLAGSVDADDSELVPMVTSLESEQVDYSATDTLTGSVDSTINELVPVSPSLESEQVDYNATDNLTGSVDDANNNELVSVSTSLDSEQVDYSASVNLTGSVDDGIISEFVPVPTSLDSEQSVNRETDHLTDGGDAELSESVPITTSLELEQVDYIATDNLTSGVDAELRESVPISTSLEPEQVDYRAIDSLTGGVDADLSELPPSSPSLGSELHANDDETSNLVVDDSVDASELENSVLLLDDLVPSSDLEKKIDVGNTERSDYENPLLSTVAEIHPIELASEGENISKTELLLVSGAACLPHPSEALTSREDAYIISPQQNWLVVADGVGQWSLEGSNTGVYIRELMGNCEKIVSNYENISTIKPAEVIIRSAAETQSPGSSSVLVAYFDGQAFHAANVGNTGFIIIRHGSIFKISNAMFHEFSFPIHIVKGDDHSEIIEEYKIDLHDSDVIVFGTNGLFDNLYEQEIASTISRSLEASLKPQDIAEILATRAQKVGSSRSTRSPFGDAAQALGYVGYAGGKLDDVTVIVSLVQTT, encoded by the exons ATGTCTGATCTATTATTCTCCAGAAGCTTCAACTGTCTCTGGTTTCCATGCTTCAATCTTCCTCCTAAACCATCTTCCAAAATCCTTCCATTTTCTCCTTCAATCCCATTTCCCAGACGCTTCATCTTCACTTCCACTCGCCACACCCATGTGCTTCCCAATTCAACCCCTGCTCCTCAACAACCTCAAGAAGATAATGATGTTGATGTTATCTCTTCAACTC AGCGTTCGGATGGAAGTTTTGTGTTTACATTTGGTAATGCTAATGAGATTAAAGAAATGATAGCTGAATTAAACAAACAGAAACTTGTTACTGATTCTGAGGGTGTTGTTGAGGAAGGAAGTGTTGGTGTTTTGCTGAATGATGATGGTGTTGAAAAGTTTAGTAATGAGGATGATAATAGTAACTTAGGTGAAGAAATTGAATCATCTTCAACTGTAGTAGTTTCCGTTGCTGATCAAAATTCTCAGCTTCTCGCGAGTGAAAATGAAAGTAGTGTCGTTCTTGATAGTTACCCTGAGAGTGAGACTCCTGTCATCAATGATTTGCAAATAATTGATAAACATTTGAAGTTGGATTCGGTTGAGGATGGCGATGATGGTCAGCATGGAATTTGTAGTGAAGATGTTGCTGCTGAGCCTAATGTTGTTTCAAGTGTGTCTAAGGAAGAAGATTCTCGAGTTGATAGTCACAAAGAGGTTGTCGTTTCGACGGTTTCTCCAGAGTCAGATGTGTTTTCTGATCATAGTAGTGGTACTACTGGGGAAgttgaagagaaagaaaaag TTGACAATGGTCGTGGTGTGGATAGAGCAGCAACCAGCACAGCAGGTGGTGTTGATGATACTGATTTAACTGAACTGGTGCAAGTATCCACTTCCTTAGAGTCTGATCATTCTGTCAACAGAATAACAAACAACCTGATTGGGAATGTTGATGCTGACATAAGTGAATTGGAAGCAGTATCCACTTCTTTAGAGTCTGACCATGATGATTATGGTGCAGGGGACAATACTGGAAGTGTTGATGCTGATATGACTGAATTGGTGCCAGTTTCCACTTCTTCAGAGTCTGAACAAGTTGATTATAGTGCAATAGACAATCTGACTGGCAATTTTGATACTGACATAACCGAATCTGTGCCAGTATCTACTTCTTTACAGTCTGAGCAAGATGATTATACAGTATCAGACAATCTGACTGCCAGTATTGAGGCCGCAAGAAGTGAATTGGTGCCAGTACCCTTCTCTTTAGAGTCCAAACAAGTTAATGATAGTGAAACAGACGTTCCGGCTGGCAGTGTCGATACTGACAATAGTGAATTAGTGCCGGTATCCGCATCTTTAGAGTCCGAACGAGTTGATTATAGCGCAGCAGACAATCTGGCTGGTGGTGTTGAAGCTGATGATAGTGAATTGGTACCAATGTTGACTTCTTTGGAGTCTGAACAAGTAACAGACAACCTGACTGGCAGTATTGATGCCACAATAGGTGAATTGGTGCCAGTATCCCGTTCCGTAGAGTCCGAACAAGTTGATTATAGTGCAGCAGACGATCTGGCTGGCGGTGTTGATGCTGATGATAGTGAATTGGTGCCAATGTCGACTTCTTTAGAGTCCGAACAAGTAACAGACAACCTGACTGGAAGTGTTGATGCCGCAATAAGTGAATTGCTGCCAGTATCCCCTTCCCTAGAGTCTGAACAAGTTAATTATAGCGCCGCAGATGATCTGGCTGGCAGTGTTGATGCTGATGATAGTGAATTGGTTCCAGTATCCCCTTCCGTAGAGTCCGAACTAGTTGATTTTAGTGCGGCAGACGATCTGGCTGGCGGTGTTGATGCTGATGATAGTGAATTGGTTCCAGTATCCCTTTCCGTAGAGTCCGAACAAGTTGATTATAGTGCAGCAGATGATCTGGCTGGCAGTGTTGATGCTGATGATAGTGAATTGGTGCCAATGGTGACGTCTTTAGAGTCCGAACAAGTTGATTATAGTGCAACAGACACTCTGACTGGCAGTGTTGATTCTACAATAAATGAATTGGTGCCAGTATCTCCTTCCTTAGAGTCCGAACAAGTTGATTATAATGCAACAGACAATCTGGCTGGCAGTGTTGATGCTGATGATAGTGAATTGGTGCCAATGGTGACGTCTTTAGAGTCCGAACAAGTTGATTATAGTGCAACAGACACTCTGACTGGCAGTGTTGATTCTACAATAAATGAATTGGTGCCAGTATCTCCTTCCTTAGAGTCCGAACAAGTTGATTATAATGCAACAGACAATCTGACTGGCAGTGTTGATGATGCTAACAATAATGAATTGGTGTCAGTATCTACTTCTTTAGATTCTGAACAAGTTGATTATAGTGCATCTGTTAACCTGACTGGTAGTGTTGATGACGGCATAATAAGTGAGTTTGTGCCAGTACCAACTTCATTAGACTCGGAACAGTCTGTTAATAGAGAAACAGACCACCTGACCGATGGTGGTGATGCCGAGTTAAGTGAATCGGTGCCAATAACCACTTCTTTAGAGCTTGAACAAGTTGATTATATTGCAACGGACAACCTGACTTCCGGTGTTGATGCTGAGTTGAGGGAATCCGTGCCAATATCCACTTCTTTAGAGCCTGAACAAGTTGATTATAGGGCAATAGATAGCTTGACTGGTGGTGTTGATGCTGACTTAAGCGAATTGCCACCATCATCTCCTTCTTTGGGGTCTGAACTTCATGctaatgatgatgaaacaagTAACCTCGTCGTGGATGACTCAGTTGATGCAAGTGAATTGGAAAACTCAGTATTGTTG TTGGATGATTTGGTTCCATCCTCAGACTTGGAAAAGAAAATAGATGTTGGCAATACTGAAAGAAGTGATTATGAAAATCCATTACTCAGTACTGTAGCAGAGATACATCCAATTGAGTTGGCTAGTGAAGG ggaaaatatttcaaaaaccGAGCTTTTACTAGTTTCTGGTGCTGCTTGCTTGCCTCATCCCTCTGAG GCACTGACAAGTCGAGAAGATGCTTATATTATTTCTCCCCAACAAAACTGGCTAGTTGTGGCTGATGGAGTTGGTCAGTGGTCACTTGAAG GGAGTAATACTGGAGTGTATATCAGGGAACTCATGGGAAACTGTGAAAAAATTGTGTCAAATTATGAAAACATTTCAACAATAAAACCTGCAGAAGTTATTATCAGAAGTGCTGCTGAAACACAATCTCCAGGGTCATCTTCTGTTTTGGTTGCTTACTTTGATGGACAG GCCTTCCATGCTGCCAATGTTGGGAACACTGGATTTATCATTATAAGACATGGTTCCATCTTCAAAATATCAAATGCCATGTTTCACGAATTCAGTTTTCCGATACATATAGTTAAAGGTGACGACCACTCAGAAATCATTGAG GAGTACAAGATCGATCTACACGACAGTGATGTGATTGTATTTGGCACAAATGGCCTTTTTGACAATCTTTATGAACAAGAAATAGCATCAACTATATCAAGATCACTAGAAGCTAGCTTGAAACCTCAG GATATAGCAGAAATTTTGGCGACAAGGGCACAAAAGGTTGGAAGTTCAAGATCCACCAGAAGTCCTTTCGGTGATGCAGCGCAGGCTTTGGGATATGTAGGTTATGCAGGTGGCAAGCTTGATGATGTAACTGTTATAGTGTCATTAGTTCAAACTACATAG
- the LOC123904586 gene encoding uncharacterized protein LOC123904586 — protein sequence MSPYIFVLCMDKLTHLIAESVDSENWHPLKVGRSRPPISHLMFADDLLLFGKATEINMKAITDSLDRFCDLSGFKEASSLGKYLDIPLVGRAPRCSDFEHLVNKVKLKLSGWKTTNLSFAGRATLTKSVIQAIPIYSMMTTPIPKSVLMDIQRLQRNFIWGHEEGQKKMHMIKWDTLMRDTLKLPKENGGLAVQNLPIMNQACLMKMGWNLREGNNMQSCDNFRLFENWSIGHGKSVHAWRDKWLEGGIVLAQCMENITEEITQWTANMVDEEGNWKTRMLSLMLSPEIMSRITTLPPPIDTDGADERVWPGDPLGRFTISSCMRLPCVRAGCKVETHKESSVGKIL from the exons ATGTCGCCTTACATCTTTGTACTTTGCATGGATAAACTCACTCATCTTATTGCTGAATCAGTGGATAGTGAAAACTGGCATCCTTTAAAAGTTGGTAGATCAAGACCCCCAATATCACATTTAATGTTTGCGGATGATTTGCTCTTGTTTGGAAAGGCTACAGAAATAAATATGAAAGCCATCACAGACTCTTTGGATAGGTTTTGTGACTTGTCAG GTTTTAAAGAAGCTTCTTCTCTTGGTAAATACTTGGATATTCCATTAGTGGGCAGGGCTCCTCGATGCAGTGATTTTGAGCATCTagtaaataaagtcaaactgaaGCTCTCAGGGTGGAAGACAACAAATTTATCTTTTGCCGGGAGAGCGACACTCACAAAATCTGTTATTCAAGCAATCCCGATTTATTCTATGATGACTACACCTATTCCAAAAAGTGTTTTAATGGACATACAACGACTACAAAGGAATTTTATTTGGGGACATGAGGAAGGTCAAAAGAAAATGCACATGATCAAGTGGGACACGTTGATGCGGGACACGTTGAAGCTGCCTAAGGAGAATGGCGGGCTAGCAGTTCAAAACTTGCCTATCATGAACCAGGCTTGTCTTATGAAAATGGGATGGAATTTGAGAGAAGGAAATAATA TGCAATCGTGTGATAATTTTCGTCTATTTGAGAACTGGTCGATTGGACATGGGAAATCAGTCCATGCTTGGAGGGACAAGTGGTTGGAGGGTGGCATTGTATTAGCTCAATGTATGGAAAATATAACAGAAGAAATTACTCAGTGGACAGCGAATATGGTGGATGAGGAAGGAAATTGGAAGACGCGTATGTTATCTCTTATGCTATCTCCGGAGATAATGAGTAGGATAACAACCTTGCCTCCTCCTATTGATACTGATGGCGCGGATGAGAGAGTTTGGCCGGGAGATCCTTTGGGGAGATTCACCATTTCAAGTTGCATGCGGTTACCATGCGTTAGAGCCGGATGCAAGGTGGAAACACATAAGGAATCTAgtgttggaaaaatattatga
- the LOC123904587 gene encoding F-box protein SKIP23-like: MRLKIKKRRNRVFFFTISLLSIFVAALILHLAPPTAVINFHPSHRRLFSPHTATHYPTVSWSRCDDRTSPSSSCCQATQHHHDHGAGSSTASVWSKLPKDLLNMISERLDNENDLIRLRSICSHWRSSSIPNHHANILAFKFPLFKCVSPTDTINNNTNVPFCSLSKCSLFLVKRPPQQREQQTLLSPWLIRVTQNSTGKTQLSQSPLLPFDLPSPFQFSLDLNKFSVLHVGTDFIIDFDKGPLPYTYMYPKKVVAVTPLILGILLYNGHLVLLRCGDERWTDMVSSIEDIFVFKGRIYAVEEFSGKTFTIGPEDLSVQLVANKVPGGGDMKFLVENEGELLLVDIDDESFCYDTIFEDALLVHVFMLDGKEKEWVELTSLGNRVLFVGNGCSFSASASDLSVAKGSCIIFMDDVFDILDNPVWDSGMCVFHLDQRQLSPLSDNPDYLNLFWPSPEWIVKS, encoded by the exons ATGAGATTAAAAA TCAAGAAAAGAAGAAACAGAGTCTTCTTTTTTACTATTTCTCTGTTATCCATCTTCGTTGCCGCTCTCATCCTTCATCTCGCGCCGCCGACCGCCGTGATCAATTTCCATCCGTCGCATCGGCGGCTGTTTTCTCCACACACCGCCACACACTACCCTACCGTCTCGTGGTCTCGCTGTGATGACCGAACATCACCGTCCTCAAGCTGCTGCCAAGCAACCCAGCACCACCATGATCATG GAGCAGGATCTTCCACGGCGTCGGTCTGGTCTAAACTGCCGAAGGATCTTTTGAATATGATATCCGAACGACTTGACAACGAAAATGATCTCATTCGCCTCCGATCGATATGTTCCCATTGGCGCTCTTCCTCCATCCCAAATCACCATGCCAACATTTTAGCCTTCAAGTTCCCACTCTTCAAATGTGTTTCTCCGACAGATACCATCAATAACAACACCAACGTTCCATTCTGCTCGCTCTCCAAATGCAGCCTCTTCCTCGTCAAACGCCCACCACAGCAACGAGAACAACAAACCCTACTTTCTCCTTGGTTGATCAGAGTTACCCAAAACTCAACTGGCAAAACACAACTATCCCAATCCCCACTCCTCCCATTTGACTTGCCTTCCCCTTTTCAATTCTCGCTCGACTTGAACAAATTCTCTGTCCTTCATGTAGGAACTGATTTCATCATTGACTTCGACAAAGGACCATTGCCTTATACCTACATGTACCCTAAAAAGGTTGTTGCTGTTACACCTCTCATTCTCGGCATATTGCTCTATAACGGCCATCTGGTACTGTTGCGTTGCGGCGATGAGCGTTGGACGGACATGGTGTCGTCAATTGAAGACATCTTTGTTTTCAAAGGACGGATTTATGCCGTTGAAGAATTTAGTGGTAAGACATTTACAATTGGACCAGAGGACTTGAGTGTCCAGTTAGTGGCTAATAAAGTGCCAGGAGGGGGGGACATGAAATTCCTGGTTGAGAATGAGGGTGAGTTGTTGCTAGTGGACATCGACGATGAGTCTTTTTGTTACGATACCATCTTTGAGGATGCTTTACTTGTTCATGTGTTCATGCTTGATGGGAAGGAGAAGGAATGGGTGGAATTGACAAGCTTGGGTAATAGAGTTTTGTTTGTGGGCAATGGATGTTCCTTTTCGGCTTCTGCTTCTGATTTGTCTGTTGCCAAAGGGAGTTGTATCATCTTTATGGACGATGTCTTTGACATTTTAGATAACCCAGTATGGGACAGTGGCATGTGTGTTTTTCACTTGGACCAACGTCAGCTTTCGCCTTTGAGTGATAATCCCGACTATCTCAACTTGTTTTGGCCATCTCCAGAGTGGATTGTCAAAAGCTGA
- the LOC123910623 gene encoding chlorophyll a-b binding protein CP24 10A, chloroplastic, which translates to MAAATSGAVLNGLGSSFLSGGKRSQTLLATAIGSKVSVAAASPRRLIVAAAASAPKKSWIPGVRFGGNLVDPEWLDGSLPGDFGFDPLGLGKDPAFLKWYREAELIHGRWAMAAVLGIFVGQAWSGVPWFEAGADPNAIAPFSFGTLLGTQLLLMGWVESKRWVDFFNPDSQSVEWATPWSKTAENFANFTGEQGYPGGKFFDPLSLAGTIENGVYIPDAEKLERLKLAEIKHARLAMLAMLIFYFEAGQGKTPLGALGL; encoded by the exons ATGGCAGCTGCAACATCTGGTGCTGTGTTGAATGGTTTAGGATCTTCCTTCTTAAGTGGTGGAAAGAGAAGCCAAACATTGCTAGCTACTGCTATTGGAAGTAAAGTTAGTGTTGCAGCTGCTAGTCCTAGAAGACTtattgttgctgctgctgcttctGCACCAAAGAAGTCATGGATACCTGGTGTTAGATTCGGTGGAAATCTCGTCGATCCAGAATGGCTCGATGGATC GCTACCAGGTGACTTTGGTTTTGATCCACTAGGACTTGGCAAGGACCCAGCATTTCTCAAATGGTACAGAGAAGCTGAGCTCATTCATGGAAGGTGGGCAATGGCTGCAGTTCTAGGTATCTTTGTTGGTCAGGCATGGAGTGGAGTTCCATGGTTTGAGGCAGGTGCTGACCCGAATGCAATTGCTCCATTCTCCTTTGGTACACTTCTAGGAACTCAATTGCTTCTTATGGGTTGGGTAGAGAGCAAGAGATGGGTTGATTTCTTCAACCCGGACTCACAGTCGGTTGAATGGGCAACTCCATGGTCAAAAACCGCCGAGAACTTTGCAAATTTTACCGGAGAACAAGGTTATCCAGGAGGGAAATTCTTCGATCCATTGTCCCTTGCTGGCACCATTGAAAATGGTGTTTACATTCCAGATGCAGAGAAGCTAGAGAGATTGAAATTGGCCGAGATTAAGCATGCGAGGCTTGCTATGTTGGCTATGCTGATTTTCTACTTTGAAGCTGGACAAGGGAAGACTCCACTTGGTGCTCTTGGTTTGTAA
- the LOC123910624 gene encoding 3-hydroxyacyl-[acyl-carrier-protein] dehydratase FabZ-like codes for MAVSTFSNTLLLSPISHSPSKPSFPLIINFPTRSQFRQPSLITTFSSSHAAANAPPQQKDTTPIELRYPAFPKVMDINQILEILPHRFPFLLVDRVIEYNPGVSAVAIKNVTINDNFFPGHFPERPIMPGVLMVEAMAQVGGLVMLQPDVGGSRQNFFFAGIDKVRFRKPVIAGDTLVMRMTLTKLQKRFGIAKMDGKAYVGGEVVCEGEFLMAMGS; via the exons ATGGCAGTGTCTACTTTCTCCAACACATTGCTGCTTTCTCCAATTTCCCATTCACCATCCAAACCCAGTTTTCCACTCATCATCAATTTCCCCACTAGATCCCAATTCAGACAACCATCACTAATCACCACCTTTTCTTCCTCCCATGCCGCCGCCAATGCTCCTCCTCAACAAAAAGACACTACCCCCATTGAATTAA GGTATCCTGCATTTCCAAAAGTCATGGACATCAATCAGATTCTTGAGATTTTACCTCATAG GTTTCCTTTTTTACTGGTGGATAGAGTGATTGAATACAATCCTGGAGTTTCTGCTGTTGCCATAAAGAATGTTACTATCaatgacaatttttttcctGGTCATTTTCCTGAAAGACCTATCATGCCTGGTGTTCTCATGGTTGAG GCAATGGCACAAGTTGGTGGTTTGGTAATGTTGCAGCCTGACGTGGGTGGTTCTCGTCAAAACTTCTTCTTTGCTGGGATAGACAAAGTGCGATTTCGTAAGCCCGTGATTGCAGGGGACACCTTAGTTATGAGAATGACACTTACTAAGCTGCAAAAGCGATTTGGAATTGCCAAGATGGATGGCAAGGCATATGTTGGAGGTGAAGTTGTATGTGAAGGCGAGTTTTTGATGGCTATGGGGAGCTAA